The Mycobacterium avium subsp. avium genomic sequence GGACACCCCGGCCAACGCCAGCGCGCTGCCCAGCGACAGCACCCCCAGCGTGATCGCCGCGGCGAGGCGAGGCAGCCGGGGCGACAGCAGGCCCGCGGCCGCCAGCAGCGGCCTGCGGCTAGAGGCGGACGCGAACGAATCAGGCCGCGGCACAACGTGCTCCACGGTCGGCGGACACCGCGACCACCCGGTCGCCGATGGCCAGGACCGGCTCGCGGTGCCCCACCACGACGACGGTGGCGCCGGCGCGGGCCCGTTCGACGACAGCCCGCAACACGCGTTCTTCGGTGCGCGCGTCCAGGTGCGCGGTCGGCTCGTCGAGCAGCAGCACGGCGGCCCGCGATCCGAGCGCGCGGGCAAGGCCCAGCCGCTGCCGCTGCCCCAGGGACAGGCCGACTCCGCCGCGGCCCAGCGGGGTGGCGCCCGCATCGGGCAGCTCGGCCAGCACGGCGTCGAAACCCGCGATAGCACAGGCGGTTTCGATGTCGTCGAGTTCGCCGAACAGCCGCAGGTTGTCGTCGACGGTGCCCGGCACCAGCACCGGGCGCTGCGGCAGCCAGGACAACTGCGCCCACCACCCGCGCGGCTCCAGGTCGGCGACGTCGACACCGCGCACGGTGACCCGGCCCGACGACGGCGCCGTGATGCCGGCGATCGCCTGCAGCGTGGTGCTCTTGCCGGCGCCGTTGCGCCCGGTCAGCACGGTCACCGCGCCAGGTTCGATCACCGCGCTCAGGTCGCAGGGCGCCTGGCCGTCGCGAGCCGCCACGCTGAGGTGTTCCAGACGGATCGGCGCGCCGCGGGCGGTGACGGTGCGGGTGCGAACCTTCGCGGCGCTCGGCCCGCCCGGCTCGCCGATGAGGGCGAACGCCGCGCCGGCGGCGGTTCTTCCGTCTTGAGCGGCATGGAATTCCACACCGATGCGGCGCAGCGGCCAGTACACGTCCGGCGCCAGCAGCAACACCGTCAAACCGGCGGTCAGTGTCATCTCGCCGAACACCAGGCGCAGGCCGATGCCGACGGCGATCAGCGCCACCCCCAGCGTGGCCAGCAATTCCAGCACCAGCGCCGACAGGAAGGCGATCCGCAGCGTCGCCATCGCCGAGCGGCGGTGCGCGGCAGCGAGTTCGGCGATGCTCCGGTCGGGACCCGAGCTTCGTCCCAGCGCGCGCAGGGTGGGGATGCCGGCGATCAGGTCGAGCAGCCGGGCCTGCAGGGTGGTCATCGCGGCCAGCGCCGCCGCGGAGCGGTCACGGGTCGCCAGCCCGATCAGGACCATGAAGATCGGGATCAGTGGCAGCGTGATCGCCACGATCACCGTGGATTTCACGTCGTAGGCCGCGATCACCGCCACGGTGGCCGGGGTCAGGATGGCGGCCAGCATCAGCGTCGGCAGGTATCCGGTGAAGTAGGGCCGCAGCCCGTCCAGGCCGCGGGTGACCACCACCGCCGCTTCGTCGCGTTGCGCGGCCAGCTCGGCGGGCGGGCGGGCGGTGACCGCGGCGAGCACCTGCCCGGACAGGTCGGCGATCACCGCGCTGGCTCCCCGCTGCCCCAGCCGGGCCTGCAGCCAATGCGCCACCGCCCGGACGGCCCACAGCGCCAACAGGATTGACAGCGGCGCCGGCCAGGAGCGCATCTCGCCGGCGGAGGTATCGCCGACGACGCGCGCGACGATGCCGGCCAGCACAACGGCCGAGCCGATCGCGCAGCCCGAGATCAGCACCCCGCAGCCCACCGCCGCCACCAGGTAGCGGCGCACCGGCCTCGAGGACCGCCACAGTCTCGGGTCCAGCGGCGCCCGGCTGGTGCCGTGTTCACCGCTCAGGACGGGCGCCTTGTCAGCCCGACGGGCGCCGGGATCCGGTCGGCCGAAAGCCGTTGCCGGAACACCCAATACGTCCACGCCTGGTACACCACCGTCACCGGGGCCATGATCGCCGTCACCCACGTCATGACCTTGAGGGTGTAATGCGTCGAGGACGCGTTGTAGATGGTCAGGCTCCACCGGCTGTCCAGTGTGGACGGCACCAGGTTCGGATACAGCGCGCCGAAGAGCAGGATCACCACGGCGGCGACCACCAGCGCGAGGCAGGTGAACGCCCAGCCGTCGGACGCGCGCCGCCACACCAACAGCACCGCCGCCACTTGCGCCACCACCGCCACCGCGAGCACCAGCCAGGTCCAGTCCTTGCCGTAGCCGAGCTGGGTCCAAAGCCCAAAGCCCGCAACCAGTCCCGTCACCGGAAGCGAAAGCCAGACGGCGAAGCGGTAGGCGTCGTCGCGGATCGCACCGGACGTCTTCAACGCCACGAACACCGCCCCGTACAACAGGAACAGCCCGGCGGTGGCCAGGCCACCCAACAGCGTGTAGGGGTTGAGCACGTCGGTGACGGAGAGGTGGATGTGGCCGTCGGCGTCCACCGGCAGCCCGCGGACCAGGACGGCGAACGCCACCCCCCACAGCACCGCCGGCAGCCACGACCCGGCGGCGATGCCGAAATCGGCCCAGCCGCGCCACTTGGTGTCGTCGATCTTGCCGCGCCACTCGATCGCCACGGCGCGCAGGATCATCCCGAACAGGATCGCCAACAGTGGCAGGTACAGCGTGGAGAATACGGTGGCGTACCAGCCGGGAAAGGCCGCGAACATGGCCGCGCCGCCGACGATCAACCACACCTCGTTGCCGTCCCACACCGGGCCGATGGTGTTGAGTGCGGTGCGGCGCAACGGTTCTGGCTCACCGATTCCGACCCGGGCGAACGGTTCCATCAACATGCCCACGCCGAAGTCGAAGCCCTCCAGGATGAAGAAACCCAGGAACAGCATCCCGATGATGCCGAACCACACCTCTTGCAGTCCCATCGGTTCAGCTCCTTACGTGGTAGGTGTGCCCCGTCAGTAGGCGAAGGACAGCGGCGCCACCTCGTCATCGCTGGGTGCCCGCGGCGGAGCGGGTTCCGCGTCGTGTTCCAACGGACCCTCGACGGTGTAGCGCTTCAGCAGAAAGA encodes the following:
- the cydB gene encoding cytochrome d ubiquinol oxidase subunit II — protein: MGLQEVWFGIIGMLFLGFFILEGFDFGVGMLMEPFARVGIGEPEPLRRTALNTIGPVWDGNEVWLIVGGAAMFAAFPGWYATVFSTLYLPLLAILFGMILRAVAIEWRGKIDDTKWRGWADFGIAAGSWLPAVLWGVAFAVLVRGLPVDADGHIHLSVTDVLNPYTLLGGLATAGLFLLYGAVFVALKTSGAIRDDAYRFAVWLSLPVTGLVAGFGLWTQLGYGKDWTWLVLAVAVVAQVAAVLLVWRRASDGWAFTCLALVVAAVVILLFGALYPNLVPSTLDSRWSLTIYNASSTHYTLKVMTWVTAIMAPVTVVYQAWTYWVFRQRLSADRIPAPVGLTRRPS
- the cydD gene encoding thiol reductant ABC exporter subunit CydD; translated protein: MGCGVLISGCAIGSAVVLAGIVARVVGDTSAGEMRSWPAPLSILLALWAVRAVAHWLQARLGQRGASAVIADLSGQVLAAVTARPPAELAAQRDEAAVVVTRGLDGLRPYFTGYLPTLMLAAILTPATVAVIAAYDVKSTVIVAITLPLIPIFMVLIGLATRDRSAAALAAMTTLQARLLDLIAGIPTLRALGRSSGPDRSIAELAAAHRRSAMATLRIAFLSALVLELLATLGVALIAVGIGLRLVFGEMTLTAGLTVLLLAPDVYWPLRRIGVEFHAAQDGRTAAGAAFALIGEPGGPSAAKVRTRTVTARGAPIRLEHLSVAARDGQAPCDLSAVIEPGAVTVLTGRNGAGKSTTLQAIAGITAPSSGRVTVRGVDVADLEPRGWWAQLSWLPQRPVLVPGTVDDNLRLFGELDDIETACAIAGFDAVLAELPDAGATPLGRGGVGLSLGQRQRLGLARALGSRAAVLLLDEPTAHLDARTEERVLRAVVERARAGATVVVVGHREPVLAIGDRVVAVSADRGARCAAA